CGCGCCTGGAGACCACGGTCTTCAGGCACATCGAATTTCTGCCGCTGTCGCAGGGGCGGGTGCTGGTGATCCTGGTGACGCACAGCGGCCTGGTGCAGAACAAGATCATCGAGCCGGGCGAACCGATCTCGCCGCGGGAGCTGGAACAGATTTCGGCCTATCTGAACCAGACCCTGGCCGGGCTGTCGATTCAGCAGGTCAAGCGGAAGATCTTCGCCGAAATGGAGGCCGAGAAGGCCCGCTACGACAGCCTGCTGGCCAAGACGCTGGCGCTGTCCCGCGAGGCGCTGGAAGAGAATCTGGGCACCGAGGTCTTCATCGAAGGGACCAGCAACATTCTCGAGCAGCCCGAATTCGCCAACGTGGAAACCATGCGTGAGCTCTTCCGCGCCTTCGAGCAGAAGGGCCGGCTGATCGACCTGCTCAATCGCAGCCAGGAGGCGCAGGGGGTGCAGATCTTCATCGGCAGTGAAACCGGCATCGAAGGTATCGAAGGATGCAGCCTGATAACCTCGCACTACTCGAACAAGCGGGGAACGATCGGCGCGCTCGGGGTCATCGGCCCCAGCAGGATGAACTATTCCGCCGTCATTCCCATTGTTGACTACACCGCCCGCCTGTTGAGCCAGGTGCTCGACGGCGATGTCGATTAGGAGCTGACCATCGTGGCAAGAAAGAAGAAGAACCAGGATAAAACCGAAACGCCGGTCGAGGAGGTCCAGGCGGCGCCGGCCGCCGGCGAGCCCCCGGCCGGACAGCAGGCCGCAGCGGCGGCCGACGACAGGGCGCCGTCCGACATGGAGCGCCTGCAGGACGAGTTGACGGCGGCGAAGGACGAGGCCCGCAAGAACTGGGACCTCTATCTGCGCAGCCAGGCGGACATGGAGAATTTCCGCAAGCGCATGCAGCGGGAAAAGCAGGAGATGGCCAGGTTCGCCAACGAAGGGCTGCTGCGCGAGTTGCTGCCGGTAATGGACAATCTGCAGCGGGCTGTCGATCATGCCCGGGAGGAACAGGCCGAGGCCACGGCGCTGCTGGAGGGGGTGGAGATGACCCTCAGCCAGTTCGCCCGCACGCTGGAAAAGTTCGGCGTCACTCCCGTCGAGGCGATCGGCAAGCCCTTCGATCCGAGCTGTCACGAAGCCATGGGACAGGTCGTGTCGGAGGAAGTTCCTCCGAACACGGTTGCCCAGGAACTGCAGAAGGGATATCGCCTCCATGACCGCCTGTTGCGCCCCGCCCTGGTCATGGTCAGCAAGGCTCCGGAGACAGGCGCGTCCGTCGAGGCGGAGGCTGCGACCGGGGCCGGGGAAGAAAGCGAAACGGACGACAACTGATCACGCATCCAAGGAGGATCTACAGCCATGGGAAAAGTCATAGGAATCGATCTCGGGACCACCAACTCCTGCGTCGCGGTCATGGAGGGTGGTGAGCCGACGGTTATCGCCAATGCCGAAGGAGCACGGACCACGCCGTCGATGGTCGCCTTTACCGAAAGCGGCGAACGTCTGGTCGGCCAGCAGGCCAAGCGCCAGGCGGTGACCAACCCGGAAAACACCCTGTTCGCCATCAAGCGCCTGATCGGCCGCAAGTTCGATTCGGAGGCGGTGCAGAAGGATATCGAAATCAGCCCGTTCAAGATCATCAAGGCCGACAACGGCGACGCCTGGGTCGAAGTACGCGGCAAGAAGTACAGCCCGCCGGAGATTTCGGCCATGGTGCTGCAGAAGATGAAGCAGACCGCCGAAGACTACCTCGGCGAGGAAGTGACCGAGGCGGTCATCACCGTGCCGGCCTACTTCAACGACTCCCAGCGGCAGGCGACCAAGGACGCCGGCAAGATCGCCGGCCTGAACGTGCTGCGCATCATCAACGAGCCGACGGCCGCCGCGCTGGCCTACGGACTCGACAAGAAGGAAGAGCTGAAGATCGCCGTCTTTGACCTTGGCGGCGGCACCTTCGACATCTCCATCCTCGAGCTGGGCGACGGGGTGTTCGAGGTCAAGTCGACCAACGGCGACACCTTTCTCGGCGGCGAGGATTTCGACCAGCGGATCATCGACTACGTCGCCGACGAGTTCAAGAAGGACCAGGGGATCGACCTGCGCGGCGACAAGATGGCCCTGCAGCGGCTGAAGGAGGCGGCGGAAAAGGCCAAGTGCGAGCTGTCCAGCTCCATGGAGACCGACATCAACCTGCCCTTCATCACCGCCGACCAGAGCGGCCCCAAGCATCTGAACATCAGGCTGACCCGCTCCAAGCTGGAGGCGATCTGCGCCGATTTGCTCGACAGACTGGTCGAGCCCTGCAAGACGGCGCTGAAGGACGCCGGCCTGTCGGCATCGGAAATCGACGAGGTGATCCTGGTCGGCGGCATGACCCGGATGCCGGCGGTGCAGGAGAAGGTGAAGGAAATCTTCGGCAAGAACCCGTCCAAGGGCGTCAACCCGGACGAGGTGGTGGCCATCGGTGCCGCCATCCAGGGCGGGGTGCTCAAGGGGGATGTCAAGGACGTGCTGTTGCTCGACGTCACGCCGCTCTCCCTCGGCATCGAGACCCTCGGCGGCGTGATGACCAAGCTGATCGAGAAGAACACCACCATCCCCTGCAAGAAGAGCCAGATTTTCTCCACCGCCGCCGACAACCAGCCGGCCGTTTCGGTGCACGTGCTGCAGGGCGAGCGGGAGATGGCGGCCGACAACAAGACCATCGGCCGTTTCGAGCTGGTCGGCATTCCGCCGGCGCCGCGCGGCGTGCCGCAGATCGAGGTCACTTTCGACATCGACGCCAACGGCATCCTGCACGTCAGCGCCAAGGATCTCGGCACCGGCAAGGAGCAGTCGATCCGCATCACGGCCTCGAGCGGCTTGTCCGAGGAAGAGATCGAGCGCATGGTCAAGGACGCCGAGGCCCACGCCGCCGAGGACAAGAAGAAGCGTGAGCTGATCGAGGCCCGCAACCAGGCCGACGGCCTGGTCTACACCACCGAAAAGGCCCTGTCGGAGCATGGCGACAAGGTCGACGCCGACACCAAGGGGGCCATCGAAACCGCCCTCGAGGAGCTGAAGAAGGCGATGGAGAGCGATGACGCAGACGCCATCCGGCAGAAGACCGAGGCGTTGGCGCAGGCCTCCCACAAACTGGCCGAATTCATGTACAAGCAGGCCCAGGAGGGAGGCGAAGGAGCTGCCGGCTCCGCGGAGAAGAAGGACGACGATGTCGTCGATGCCGAATTCGAGGACGTCGACGACAAGAAATAATCCGGCATCACCACCGGGGCGCCGAACGGCGCCCCGGTCCCGTTCTGAATCCGTGCGCGCCGGCGTCGTCCGGCCGGTCGACTGACAGTGGCGAGGACCCTTGGCCAAAAGAGACTATTACGAAATACTCGGAGTCAACCGCAATGCCAGCGAGGCCGAGATCAAGAAGGCCTACCGGCGGTTGGCCGTCAAGTATCACCCCGACAAGAATCCCGACGACAGGAACGCCGAAGAGAAGTTCAAGGAGATCTCGGAGGCCTACGCCGTGCTGTCCGACGCCCAGAAGCGGGCCAACTATGACCAGTTCGGCCACGCCGGCGTCGAAGGGATGGGCGGCTTTTCGTCCGGCGGCTTCTCCGGCAGCCCCTTCGAGGACATCTTCAGCGACATATTCGGCGACATATTCGGCGGCGGTCATTCGCGGCGTGGCGCTCGCGGCCGGCGCGGCGACGATCTGCGCTACAACCTGACCATCTCCTTCGAGGAAGCGGCCTTCGGCCTCGAGACCAAGGTGCAGATTCCCCGGCACCAGAACTGCGACGCCTGCGCCGGCAGCGGCGCCCGGGCGGGGACGGCGCCGCGGACCTGTCCCACCTGTCGCGGTGCCGGCCAGGTCCGCTACCAGCAGGGCTTCTTCTCCCTGACCCGGCCCTGTCCCGACTGCGAAGGGGAGGGGCGGGTGATCGACGATCCCTGCCCCCAGTGCCGGGGAACCGGACGGGTGCGCGGCAAGAAGACCATTTCTCTCAAGATTCCCGCCGGCGTCGAAACCGGCAACCGGCTCAAGCTCACCGGCGAGGGCGAGCCCGGTATCGGCGGCGGCCCGCCGGGCGACCTCTACGTGGTCATCACCGTCGAGGAGCATCCCCTCTTCCAGCGCGAGGGCAACGACGTCATCTGCGAACTTCCCATCTCCTTCCCCCAGGCGGCGCTGGGGCACGAGTTCGAAGTGCCCACCCTCGACGGCAAGGTGAAGCTGAAGGTTCCGCCCGGAACCCAGACCGGCAAGGTTTTCAAGCTGCCGGGCAAGGGGATTCCGGTGCTGCAGGGCTACGGCCGGGGCGACCAGCTGGTGGTGGTGCGGGTCGAGACACCGACCAGGCTGACGCCGCGCCAGCGGGAGCTGCTGGAGGAATTCGCCCGCGAGGGAGGGGAAGATATTCATCCCCTCGGCAAGAGTTTTTTTGATAAAGTGAAGGAACTTTTCGGCTGAGAGCCGCTGCAATTTCCCCGGAAGGAGAGGGCCCATGACGAGGTGCCTGCTGCCGCTCCTGTTCTCTTTGGTTTTTCTCGCGCTGCCTGCGTCGCTCCCCGCCGTTGAATTGCCCGGAAGCGTGGTGAGTCGACCGCAGACCGACCGGGAACTGTTCCAGGACGGGCTGAAGGCCTGGGAAGAGGGGCGGCAGGACGAGGCGCTGCAGCGGCTGCGGGGTTTCGTCATCCGCTATCCCGATTCGGTCTATGCCCCCCAGGCCGCCCTGTTGCTGGCCCGCATCTTCTATCTGAACGACAGCTTCGATGAGGCGCGTCTCTATTTCGACCGGGCCGCACAGCGGGCCGGTACGCCCGAATTCGAGCTGATGCAGGGAGCCCTGGCGGTGGCCGATGGTCGTACCGCCGAAGGACTCGGCCGCCTGCGGACCCTGGCGGCGGACGATCTCGCCCCGCGCGACCGTTTCCTGCGCGCCCGGGCTTTGGCACGAGGACTGACGGACAGCGGCCGGGCGCTGGAAGGCCTGCTGGCGTTGCACCAGGTTCTGAACCGGGGAGATGACCTGCCCGCCATCGATCGTCGGGCGCTCGAGGGACAGGCTTACGACATCCTCCAGCAGCTGGACGACGCCGTTCTGGGCGAGGCGGCCTTCATGTTCCGGGGGACGGCCCTCGGCCAGAGCGCCCGCCTGCTGCAGGCCCGGCGGCTCTACGCCGCAGGCAGAAGCGACGAGGCTCAGCAGCAGGTTCGCAGCCTGATCGCCGATCCGGTGCCCTTCGCCTACCGGCGGGACGCGGTGCTGCTGCTCGACCGGCTGACCGGCAAACCGTGGCTGCAGCGGGCCGTCGGGGTCATGCTGCCGCTGTCGGGACGCTACGCCACCTTCGGCGAGCTGGTCCGGCGGGGCATGGAGCTGGCGCGGGAGGTCTACGGCCGCGACGCGGTCCGCTTCATCTACACCGACATCGCCGGCAAGGACGTGTCGCTCGAGGTCGACCGGCTGGCGAACGAGGAGCGGGTGATGGCCCTGGCCGGCCCGATCACCGGCGGCAGGGCGATGGAAGCGGCCCGCCAGGCCCAGTACCAGCAGGTGCCGATCCTCTCCCTGGCGCAAAGGGAGGGGATTCCGGAGCTGGGCGACTACGTCTTTCGCGACTCGCTGACCAGCCGGCTGCAGGCCCGCACCCTGGCCCGCTACGCGGTGCAGGAGCGGGGCTGGACTGCGTTCGGCATTCTCCGTCCCCAGAGCCGTCTCGGCGAGGAGTTCGCCCGGGTTTTCTCCGAGGAGGTCGCCGCCCTGGGCGGGCTGGTGATCGACGAAGAGGCCTATTCCCCCGACGCCACCGATTTTCGCCGGCAGATCCGGCTGCTGATGGGCGAAGATCCGGAGGCGCCGGACGATCCCGGGCCGTTGAGCGAGGAGGAGCAGCTCGAGGATCTCTTCGTTCCGGATTTTCCGCCGGTCGATTTTGACGCGCTGTTCATTCCCGACTACGCCGACAAGGTCGAACTGATCGCGCCGCAGCTTCCCTTCTACGGCATCGAGGGCGTGCCGCTGCTCGGCATCAACGGCTGGAACGATCCCGACCTGCTGCGGCACGCCGGGCGCTATGTCGAGGGCGCGATCTTTCCCGACGGGTTCTTCCGCTACAGTTCCTATCCCTTCGTGCAGGATTTCGTCCGCCGCTACTTTGAGCGCTATGGCGAGGAACCGTCGATCCTTGAGGCGCAGGGCTTCGATGTCGCCGGCATTCTGCTCTCGATCTTCGACCGGCCCGACATCCGGACCCGCGAGGATGTCCGCCTGGCCCTCAGCCAGCTGCGCAACTACCCCGGCGTCACCGGCGCCACCAGCTTCGACTTCAACGGCGAAGCCGACAAGCTCCTCTTTCTGCTGCAGATCCAGAAGAGCCGGATCGTCCAGATCAACTAGGCGGTCGCGAGCATGTTTTTCGGGGGCCTTCCATTCCGCCTGCTGCCTGTCCTTCTCCTGCTGCTGTCCGCCTGTGCGCCCACGACCGGCGGGCAGGGGGTGGAGTATCGGCCGGCGGACTGGACCGGGACCCGGGGGCGGGTGGTCGACCGGCAGGGCCGGCCGGCGGCCGGAGCCTGGGTCTATGCCTACCGCAGTGACCGCGGCGGTCTGCGTGGACCGGCCGATTACGCTGCCCGGGTCGCTGCCGACGGCCGTTACGAACTCGATCTTCCGGCCGGGCGCTTCTGGCTGGTGGCGCGGCTGCGGCGGGCCGGCGCCGGCGACAGTGGGCCGCCGCGCCGCGGCGACGCCTGGGCACCCTGGCCGCGCAATCCGCTTCAGGTTCGTCCGGGGCGGGTCGCTGTCGCCGATTTCGTGCTGATGCCGGTCGTGCAGCCGAACATTCTGCGTCAGGGGAGTCTGGTCAGCGGCGACACCGGATTTGCCGGCCGGCTGATCGATGAGCGGGGCCGACCGGTCGCCGGCGCCTTCGCCCTGGCCTATCGCGGCCGGGACATGCACCGCATGCCCGATTTCACCTCGCCGCCGGCGGCCGATGACGGCCGCTTCCGGCTCTTTGTCGACGGGCCGGGCGTCTGGTGTCTGGCGGCGCGCCAGGGAACCCGCGGCCAGCCCCGGCAGGGAGAACTCTATGGTCTGCTGGCGCCGGGGGAGGCGGGCTGTCTGCAGGTCGATGCCGGCGAGATCCGCGAAGTCGGCGACATCGTGCTGCGCCCCTTCCGCCAGTCCTACTGACCTTCGCCGCCGGCTTCGCCCAGATCGAGCAGGCTGTAGAGCATTGCCACCCGGGGCATCGGGCTGCCGACCCGTTCCGCCCGGCGCAGGGGGACGGCGTAGATGGCGTCCAGCTCGAGCGGCCGGCCTTCGCTGCGGTCGATCATCATGCTGGGGCGGTAGTGATCCATCCGTGCAGTCATCGCCAGCATCCGGGCGATGAAGGCGTCGCCGTCGATCGGCTGGCGCAACGGTTGACGGTTGGCCGCCGCTACCACTTCCTGCATCATCGCTTCCACCAGCCGGGCGCTGGGCGAATGCGCCAGCAGCTCGGTGACATCCCTGCCGGTCAGGGCGCACAGGCCGTTGAAGGGGATGTTCCAGACCAGTTTTTCCCAGCGGATTCGGCCCAGATCGTCGACCGCCTCGCAGGGAATGCCGGCCCGGTCGAACAGCTCGGCGAGCCGCCGCGTCCGGCCGCCGGCAGCGCCGGTCATCTCGCCGAGGCGGATGCGCCCCTCGCCGAGATGGTGAACGTGCCCCGGCTCGCCGCGGTTGGAGCAGAGGTAGGCGACGCCGCCCAGCACCCGTTCGGCACCGAAGGCATCGGCCAGCAGCTCTTCGTTGCCGAGGCCGTTCTGCAGGGTGAGGATGGCGGTCTCGGGTTTGAGCAGGGGGCGGACCAGCTCGGGCAGCAGGTGATTGGCGAAAGTCTTCAGGCCGACCAGGACCAGGTCGACCGGCCCCATCGCCCGACTGTCGGCAAAGGCGCGCACCCCGGCAAGATGAAAGCTGTCGTGTACCGACGAGTGCACCCACAGTCCTTTCCGGCGAACGGCCTCGAAGTCGCGGCGCAGCAGGAAGCGGACCTCGAGGCCGCTGCGCTGCAGCATGGCGCCGTAATAGAGGCCGAGGGCGCCGGCGCCGACCACACCGATCACGGGATGCTCGCCCATCTCAGAACCTCCAGCGCAGCCGGATCATGCCGAGATTCGGGCCCGCTTCCAGGTCCAGGCCGTAGCGTCGGCGCAGGGATGTCCGTTCCTCTTCCAGCCGGCGGCGGTTGCCCTTGTGGGCGTTGTTGACGGCGTTGTAGATGTTGCCGCCGTACCAGCCGAGTTCGATGAAGGTCAGAATGCCGCCCAGCACCGGGCTGTCGTTGTCGAAGGCCTCGACGGCAGCGAAGATGAAGGCGGCGTTGAGCGCCAGGGCGATGGCGCCGTCCCGGTAGCGGCCGGTATAGACCTGCCCCGCGCCCGGCAGCAGCGCCGACAGGACGCCGGCGGTGGCGGGGGACTTCAGGGGGAGGCTCTGCAGCCGGTCGATGCCGGCGGCCAGGGCGGTGGCCTGGGTTCCCGGCAGCGGGGCCAGCAGCTGACGGGCGTCAGCGTACTTTTCCTCCTCGATCAGGCACCAGGCGATCCGGTAGTCGGCCTGCTGCCGCAGCCGGGGATAGGTTCGCGCCGCCTGGCGGTAGCGCTGCCGGGCGCGCAGATAGTCGTGGCGGCGAAAGGCCGCTTCGGCGTAGAGCAGGGCGCCGCGGACGGCCTCGGGGCTGTCGGGAAAGGAGGCCGCCAGCTGCTCGAGCGTTCTGTCGGCTTCTTCGAAGCGTTCGCCGGCCAGGTAGGCCCGCGCCATGCGCAGCAGGGCGCCGGGAGCTTCCGGATGGTCCGGAAAGTGGTAGAGAAAGCGCTTGTACTCGGTGACGGCCCGGTAGTAGTCCTCTTCGGAAAAGAGCCGATCGGCAAAGCCGAGCTGATCGTCGGCGGTTGCGGCGAAGACGGGACGGGCGAGACACAGGCTCAGCAGCAGGGTGTAGAGCAGCAGACGCGGCATGGGCGACCCTCGTGGCAAGGAAATGCCTGCCGGTGCACGGCCGTACCCGGCAGGGGGGAATTCAGACTGGAAAGCAGACTAGCACAGGGCGGGCGAAAACGGCAGGCAAAATCTGTAAGTATAGAGTTTCTAAAGCCTTTCGGTTTGACGTCCATGGTTTGTTGTGCTATTTTGTAAGAATGCGAAATTCAGAGAAGACGTTCAAGGTCGGTGATCGGGCAGTCTATCCGGCACAGGGGGTAGGTGTCATCGAGGCCATCGAGTCGCGGGAGTTCGCCGGTATCGAGAGCGAATTCTATGTATTGCGCATTGTCGACACCGATATGACCATCATGGTACCGGTAGGCAATGTCGAACAGGTGGGGTTGCGTCGCCTGATCAGCAAGCGGCAGGTGGCCCGTGTCTACCAGGTGCTGGAGAACAAGCCGGAAAACGGTGTCGGCGCCATCGCCTCCTGGAGCCGGAGACAGCGGGAGTACAACGAGAAGATCAAGTCGGGCGATCCGCTGGAGGTGGCCGAGGTGCTGCGCGAGCTCTACCTGATCAAGGAAGACAAGGAGCTCTCCTACGGCGAGAAAAAGGTGCTGGAACTGGCCCGCAAGCTGCTGATTTCGGAGATCGCCCTGGCCGAGGGCAAGGACGAGGAGAAGGTGGCCCAGCGGGTCGAGAACATGCTCCTGAACTGATCCGGATTGCAGAGACCAATGAGCCGACCGGGCCTTGCCGCCCGGTCTTTCTTTTTGGCCCCGGGGCGCGGCGGTGGCCCGGAGGATGGCGGAAAGGCGGATTCATGGCCGTATGGGTCGTCATACCGGCTGCCGGCATGGGTCGGCGCATGGGCAGCGAAACCAGCAAGCAGTTTCTGCAACTGGGAGGACGGCCGATTCTGGCCCATACCCTCGATCTGTTCGAGCGGCATTCGGCGATCGACCACCTGGTGTTGGTGGTGCCGGCCCGTGAACAGGAACTCTGCCGGCAGCAGGTCGTCGGGCCCGGCGGCTACCGCAAGCTGCGGGCCATGGTCGACGGCGGCGTCGAGCGCCAGGATTCGGTGCGTCTGGGACTGCGGGCCTGTCTTGCTGCCGACGACGACCTGGTGCTGATTCATGACGGCGTCCGGCCGCTGTTCGACGCTGCCCTGATCGAGCCCCTGTTGGCGGCGGCGCGCGAAACGGGCGGTGCCATCGTCGGCGTGCCGGTCAAGGACACGGTCAAGGTGGTCGAAGACAGCCTGATTGCCGGAACGCCGCGGCGCGACCGGCTCTGGCTGGCTCAGACGCCACAGGCCTTCCCCTTTGCCGTCATCCGTGAGGCGCACGAGCGGGCGCTGGCCGACGGCCATGTCGGCACCGACGACGCTTCGCTGGTCGAGCGTCTGGGGCGGCCCGTGGCCGTGGTGCGCGGCGACTACCGCAATATCAAGATCACCACGCCGGAAGACCTGATTCTGGCCGAGGCACTGCTGGCGGCGCAGGAGGTGGACCGATGATGCGTATTGGACACGGATACGATGTGCACCGCCTGGTCTCCGGACGCAGGCTGGTTCTCGGAGGGGTGGAGATTCCCTGGCATTTCGGTCTGATGGGGCATTCGGACGCCGACGTGCTGCTGCACGCCATCTGCGATGCGGTTCTCGGTGCCGTGGGCGAAGGGGACATCGGCCGGCATTTTCCCGACAGCGATCCCGCCTACAAGGGGATTGACAGCCGCAAGCTGCTGGCGGAAACTCTCGCCATCGCCGCCCGGCGCGGTTTCCGGGTCGGCAATCTTGACGCCACCATCATCGCCCAGCGGCCGAAGCTGGCGCCGTACATCGGCGCCATGGTGGAGACGATCGCCGCCCTCTGCCAGGTCGACATCCGGCAGGTCAACATCAAGGCGACCACCACCGAGGAACTCGGTTTTGCCGGCCGCGGCGAAGGGATCGCCGCCCACGCCGTGGTGCTGATGGCCGAGGTCGACATCGGCGCCGAGCTGGACGTTTAAAATGGGTGAAGCGACCGCGAAGGCACGAAGGACACGGAGCGAAAACCGGAGAATCTTCTTCGTGTCTTCGTGGTGAGATTCCGGCAGTTTTTTCATCTTCCTGGATAGAACAGACATGGCAGAAACCACGACGACCCCGAGCAACTTCATCCGCAACATCATCGACGCCGACCTGGCCAGCGGCCGCCGCAGCGAGGTGGTGACCCGCTTCCCGCCGGAGCCGAACGGCTATCTGCACATCGGCCACGCCAAGAGCATCTGTCTCAACTTCGGCCTGGCCGAAATCTACGGCGGCCGCTGTCACCTGCGCTTCGACGACACCAACCCGGTCAAGGAAGAGCAGGAGTACGTCGAGGCGATTCAGCGCGACGTGCGCTGGCTCGGCTTCGACTGGGGCGAACACCTCTATTTCGCCTCCGACTATTTCGACCAGCTCTACGCCTGGGCGGTGCAGCTGATCAAGGCCGGCAAGGCCTATGTCGACAGCCAGAGTCCGGAGGAGATCCGCGTCAACCGCGGCACCCTCACCGAACCGGGTATTCCCAGCCCCTATCGCGACCGGTCGGTGGAGGAGAACCTCGAGCTGTTCGAGCGGATGAAGAACGGCGAATTCCCCGACGGCAGCCATGTGCTGCGGGCGAAGATCGACATGGCCTCGCCCAACATCAACCTGCGCGATCCGGTCATGTACCGCATCCTGCACGCCCGGCACCATCGCACCGGCGACAAGTGGTGCATCTACCCGATGTACGATTTCGCCCATGGCCAGGAGGATTCGATCGAGGGGATCACCCATTCGATCTGCACCCTCGAATTCGAGGATCACCGGCCGCTCTACGACTGGTTCATCGAGCAGCTCGGCATTCACGCCCCGCAGCAGATCGAGTTCGCCCGCCTCAACCTCACCTACACGGTGATGAGCAAGCGCAAGCTGCTGCAGCTGGTGCGGGAAAAGCTGGTCGCCGGCTGGGACGATCCGCGCATGCCGACCCTGTCGGGCATGCGCCGGCGCGGCTATCCGCCGCAGGCGATCCGTCTCTTTTGCGACCGGATCGGCGTCGGAAAGTCGGAGGCCTGGATCGATCTGTCGGTGCTCGAGGACTGCGTCCGCGAGGTGCTCAACGAAACCTCCCTGCGGCGGATGGCGGTGCTCAGGCCACTGAAGGTGACCATCACCAATCTGCCGCAGAGCGAAATCGTCTGCCGTGGCGCCAATCACCCGCAGCGGCCGGAACTGGGGGAGCGCGAACTGCTGTTGACCCCGGAGATCTACATCGAGCGGGACGATTTCATGGAGGAGGCGCCGAAGAAGTTCTTCCGCCTGGCGCCCGGCCGCGAGGTGCGCCTGCGCAACGCCTGCGTCATCCGCTGCGACGAGGTGATCAAGGACACCGCCGGCGAGGTGGTCGAACTGCGCTGCAGCTGCGATCCTGATACCTTCGGCGCCAATCCGGCCGACGGTCGCAAGATCAAGGGGACCATCCACTGGGTGTCGGCGGTCCACGGCCGCCGGGTGCCGGTGCGGCTCTACGACCGCCTCTTCCGGGAGGAGAACCCGGACCGGGCCGAGGATTTCCGCGACTGCCTCAACCCCGATTCCCTGGTCGAAACCGAAGCCTGGGTCGAGCCTTCGCTGCTCGAAGTGACCCCGGGACAGACCGTGCAGTTCGAACGGACCGGCTACTTCACCGCCGACAGCGTCGACTCAAGCGCTGGGGCGCCGGTCTTCAACCGCACCGTCACCCTGCGCGACAGCTGGGCGAAGCTGAAAAAGTAGAAGTTAGAATCCACCACGAAGTCACGACGGACACGAAGAAATTCTCTCTCCAGGGTTGATTCGTGATCTTCATGTCTTCGTGGCCGCATTTGAATTCTGGAGAAAAAAATGAGCCTGCGTGTTTACAACACCCTGAGCGGCAAGAAGGAAGAGTTCGTTCCGCTGGAGCCGGGCAAGGTCAGGATGTACGTCTGCGGCGTGACGGTCTACGACTACTGCCACATCGGCCATGCCCGCGCCAATATCGTTTTCGACGTCATCTACCGCTACCTGCAGTATGCCGGGTACGAGGTCACCTACGTGCGCAATTACACCGACGTCGACGACAAGATCATCAACCGGGCCAACGAGCGGGGAATTTCGAGCCGGGAGCTGGCCGAGGAGTTCATCAAGGCCTTCGATGAGGACATGGAAGCCCTGGGCCTGGCCAAGCCGACCTTTGAGCCGCGGGCGACCGAGTACATCCCGCAGATCATCGAGCTGGTCGAACGGCTGATCGACAAGGGTCTCGCCTACGAGGCCGGAGGTGACGTCTACTACCGGGTGCGCAAGTTTCCCGGCTACCTGAAGCTCAGTGGGCGCAACATGGAGGAGATGCAGGCCGGCGCCCGCATCGCTCCGGGCGAGCAGAAGGAGGACCCGATGGACTTCGCCCTCTGGAAGGCGGCCAAGCCGGGCGAGCCGAGCTGGGAATCCCCCTGGGGGCCGGGCCGTCCCGGTTGGCATATCGAGTGTTCGGCCATGAGCTCCAGCCTGCTCGGCGACACCTTCGACATCCACGGCGGCGGCCGCGACCTGATCTTCCCCCATCACGAAAACGAGATCGCCCAGTCGGAAGGCGTCACCGGCAAGCCCTTCGCCCGCTACTGGATCCACAACGGTTTCGTCAACGTCAACCAGGAGAAGATGAGCAAGTCGCTCGGCAATTTCTTCACCATTCGCGAGATTCTCCGGCAGTACGATCCGGAAATTCTGCGCTTCTTCATCCTCACCGCCCACTACCGGTCGCCCATCGATTTTTCAGATCAGAACCTGAAGGAGGCGAAAGCCGGGCTGACCCGCTTCTATGAGGCGCTGGCG
This region of Geothermobacter ehrlichii genomic DNA includes:
- a CDS encoding ABC transporter substrate-binding protein, which gives rise to MSRPQTDRELFQDGLKAWEEGRQDEALQRLRGFVIRYPDSVYAPQAALLLARIFYLNDSFDEARLYFDRAAQRAGTPEFELMQGALAVADGRTAEGLGRLRTLAADDLAPRDRFLRARALARGLTDSGRALEGLLALHQVLNRGDDLPAIDRRALEGQAYDILQQLDDAVLGEAAFMFRGTALGQSARLLQARRLYAAGRSDEAQQQVRSLIADPVPFAYRRDAVLLLDRLTGKPWLQRAVGVMLPLSGRYATFGELVRRGMELAREVYGRDAVRFIYTDIAGKDVSLEVDRLANEERVMALAGPITGGRAMEAARQAQYQQVPILSLAQREGIPELGDYVFRDSLTSRLQARTLARYAVQERGWTAFGILRPQSRLGEEFARVFSEEVAALGGLVIDEEAYSPDATDFRRQIRLLMGEDPEAPDDPGPLSEEEQLEDLFVPDFPPVDFDALFIPDYADKVELIAPQLPFYGIEGVPLLGINGWNDPDLLRHAGRYVEGAIFPDGFFRYSSYPFVQDFVRRYFERYGEEPSILEAQGFDVAGILLSIFDRPDIRTREDVRLALSQLRNYPGVTGATSFDFNGEADKLLFLLQIQKSRIVQIN
- a CDS encoding carboxypeptidase-like regulatory domain-containing protein, translated to MFFGGLPFRLLPVLLLLLSACAPTTGGQGVEYRPADWTGTRGRVVDRQGRPAAGAWVYAYRSDRGGLRGPADYAARVAADGRYELDLPAGRFWLVARLRRAGAGDSGPPRRGDAWAPWPRNPLQVRPGRVAVADFVLMPVVQPNILRQGSLVSGDTGFAGRLIDERGRPVAGAFALAYRGRDMHRMPDFTSPPAADDGRFRLFVDGPGVWCLAARQGTRGQPRQGELYGLLAPGEAGCLQVDAGEIREVGDIVLRPFRQSY
- a CDS encoding putative 2-dehydropantoate 2-reductase, which codes for MGEHPVIGVVGAGALGLYYGAMLQRSGLEVRFLLRRDFEAVRRKGLWVHSSVHDSFHLAGVRAFADSRAMGPVDLVLVGLKTFANHLLPELVRPLLKPETAILTLQNGLGNEELLADAFGAERVLGGVAYLCSNRGEPGHVHHLGEGRIRLGEMTGAAGGRTRRLAELFDRAGIPCEAVDDLGRIRWEKLVWNIPFNGLCALTGRDVTELLAHSPSARLVEAMMQEVVAAANRQPLRQPIDGDAFIARMLAMTARMDHYRPSMMIDRSEGRPLELDAIYAVPLRRAERVGSPMPRVAMLYSLLDLGEAGGEGQ
- a CDS encoding tetratricopeptide repeat protein; amino-acid sequence: MPRLLLYTLLLSLCLARPVFAATADDQLGFADRLFSEEDYYRAVTEYKRFLYHFPDHPEAPGALLRMARAYLAGERFEEADRTLEQLAASFPDSPEAVRGALLYAEAAFRRHDYLRARQRYRQAARTYPRLRQQADYRIAWCLIEEEKYADARQLLAPLPGTQATALAAGIDRLQSLPLKSPATAGVLSALLPGAGQVYTGRYRDGAIALALNAAFIFAAVEAFDNDSPVLGGILTFIELGWYGGNIYNAVNNAHKGNRRRLEEERTSLRRRYGLDLEAGPNLGMIRLRWRF
- a CDS encoding CarD family transcriptional regulator; its protein translation is MRNSEKTFKVGDRAVYPAQGVGVIEAIESREFAGIESEFYVLRIVDTDMTIMVPVGNVEQVGLRRLISKRQVARVYQVLENKPENGVGAIASWSRRQREYNEKIKSGDPLEVAEVLRELYLIKEDKELSYGEKKVLELARKLLISEIALAEGKDEEKVAQRVENMLLN
- the ispD gene encoding 2-C-methyl-D-erythritol 4-phosphate cytidylyltransferase, whose amino-acid sequence is MAVWVVIPAAGMGRRMGSETSKQFLQLGGRPILAHTLDLFERHSAIDHLVLVVPAREQELCRQQVVGPGGYRKLRAMVDGGVERQDSVRLGLRACLAADDDLVLIHDGVRPLFDAALIEPLLAAARETGGAIVGVPVKDTVKVVEDSLIAGTPRRDRLWLAQTPQAFPFAVIREAHERALADGHVGTDDASLVERLGRPVAVVRGDYRNIKITTPEDLILAEALLAAQEVDR